The genomic region GTTGCAGGAAGGCTACGACGCCGGCCTGAGCCTGAATCGCGGCACCCTCGGGCAGAACCTGATGTATTTCGAAACAGGTCAAGGCAGCGCGCTGTCGGCCAACGCCCACCACGGTGTCGACCAACAGACCTGCGAGACGCGGGCCTACGCCGTGGCGCGACATTTCAAGCCGTTTTTGGTGAACACCGTCGTAGGATTTATCGGCCCGGAGTACCTGTACAACGGCAAACAGATCATCCGCGCCGGCCTCGAAGACCACTTCTGCGGCAAATTGCTCGGTGTGCCGATGGGCTGCGACATCTGCTACACCAACCATGCCGAAGCCGATCAGGACGACATGGACACCCTGCTAACGCTGCTCGGTGTCGCCGGGATCAACTTCATCATGGGAATCCCCGGCTCCGACGACATCATGCTCAACTACCAGACCACTTCATTCCACGACGCGCTCTACGCCCGGCAGACCCTGGGCCTGAAACCGGCGCCGGAGTTCGAGCAATGGCTGGCGAACATGGGCATCTTCACCCAAGCGGACGGCAAGGTTCGCTTTGGCAACAACTTGCCGCCGGCCTTCCGCCAGGCATTGGCGCAACTGGGATGAGTCACATGGAAAAACCGCCTGTGGACCCGCAGAACCCGTGGCTGGAACTGCGCCGCCTGACCCCGGCGCGCATCGCTCTCGGCCGCACCGGCACCAGCCTGCCGACCAGCGCGCAACTGGATTTCCAGTTTGCCCACGCGCAGGCACGCGATGCCGTGCACTTGCCGTTCGATCACGCTGGCCTCAGCGCGCAACTCGGTGAGCGCGGGCGCGAAAGCCTGCTGCTGCACAGTGCCGCCGTAGATCGAAACAGCTATCTGCAACGTCCGGATCTGGGCCGCAAGCTCAGCGATGAATCGGCGCAGGCCTTGCGTGATTACGCGGCGGCGCATCCCGGCGGTGTCGATCTGGCGATTGTCGTGGCCGATGGCCTTTCGGCGTTGGCGGTGCATCGGCATACGTTGCCGTTTCTCAATCGGCTGGAAGAGCAAATGAGCGCTGACGGCTGGTCGATGGCGCCCGTGGTTCTGGTGGAACAGGGACGCGTTGCCGTCGGTGATGAAATCGGCCAGTTGCTCGGCGCAAAAATGCTGGTAATGCTGATCGGCGAGCGCCCGGGCCTCAGTTCGCCGGACAGCCTCGGTTTATATTTCACCTACAATCCAAAGGTCGGCCTGACCGATGCCTACCGCAACTGCATTTCCAATGTGCGGCTCGAAGGTTTGAGCTACGGCATGGCGGCGCACCGCTTGCTTTATCTGATGCGCGAAGCCTGTCGGCGGCAGTTGTCGGGGGTCAACCTGAAGGACGAAGCACAGGTTCAGACGCTGGA from Pseudomonas tensinigenes harbors:
- the eutC gene encoding ethanolamine ammonia-lyase subunit EutC is translated as MSHMEKPPVDPQNPWLELRRLTPARIALGRTGTSLPTSAQLDFQFAHAQARDAVHLPFDHAGLSAQLGERGRESLLLHSAAVDRNSYLQRPDLGRKLSDESAQALRDYAAAHPGGVDLAIVVADGLSALAVHRHTLPFLNRLEEQMSADGWSMAPVVLVEQGRVAVGDEIGQLLGAKMLVMLIGERPGLSSPDSLGLYFTYNPKVGLTDAYRNCISNVRLEGLSYGMAAHRLLYLMREACRRQLSGVNLKDEAQVQTLESDAGVDMKGNFLLDPPTT